CTCGCCGTGTCCGGCACGTGCGTGCGCGTGCCGGTGTTCAGCGGTCACTCGCTCAGCGTCAACGCAGAGTTCGAGCGCGCCATCACGCCCGAGGAAGCTCGTGACCTGCTCGCCGACGCCCCCGGCGTCGAACTCGCCGACGTGCCGATGCCGCGCGTCGCCGCAGGCAAGGACCCGAGCTACGTCGGACGCATCCGCCAGGACGCCTCCGTCGCCGACGGCAAGGGTCTCGCGCTGTTCATCAGCAACGACAACCTGCGCAAGGGCGCGGCGCTCAACACGGTGCAGATCGCCGAACTCATCGCTGCCGCGGGCTGACCCCCGCCCCAACGGCGATTCCTGTCCCCATCGGCGAATCTCGTCCCCATCTGCGATTTTCGGTCACATTCAATGTGGGTTGGGTGGGGCGGTCAGGTGGGACGTAAAGCCACAGGTGATGGGGCGAGAAGTGCGCCAGGCGTTGGGCCCACGGGATCGAACGGTGCAGACGGCGGGTGCGATCTCGCCCAATCATGTGAGTTTCCAATCGATCTGGCGTCAACCGGGCAGGCGGACGGGTTCGTCGTCAGTGACGGCGCCTATGCTCGGAACGTGACTGCGAACCAGCCCGAACGGCCCGTCCTCGCCGTCGTCGGCCCCACGGGGCTCGTCGGCCAGGCGGTGATCGACGTCCTCGCGACGCGCGCGGACGCGTGGGACGACGTGCGTCTCTTCGGCTCCGACCGATCTGTCGGACGCAGGATGCTGTTCGGCGTCGACGAAATCGAGGTCGAACCCCTCGACAGTGAGAGCTTCGCCGGCGTCGACGTCGCCATCTTCGCGACGCCCGCAGACGTGTCGGCGAAGTGGGCGCCGTTCGCGACGGCGTCCGACTGCCTCGTCGTCGACACCTCCGCCGCGTTCCGTGATGACGACGACGTCCCACTCGTCGTGCCCGAGGTCAACGCGGCTGCGGCGTTCGAGCACCCCCGCGGCATCGTCGCGATGCCGTCGGGCCCCGCGATCGTCATGCTTCCCGTCCTCGCGACGCTGCACGAGCACTGGAGCCTCACGCACGTGACGGCGACGTCGATGCAGGCCGTCACCGGCGCGGGCAAGCGGGGCGCGGAGCGTCTCTATGAAGAGGTATCGGCGCTCACCGGCCACCCGCGCATCGGCCAGATGCCCGGTGACGTCCGCCGCTACGTCGCCGATCTGCCCGACGACTCACCGTTTCCGGCCCCGATCGTCAGCAACGTCGTGCCCTGGGTGGGTGAGCACGTCGGCGGCGGCTGGTCGAGCGAGGAGAACGACATCGCGCACGAACTGCGTGACGTGCTCGCGCTGCCGCAGCTGCGCGTCGCCGTCACGTGCGTGCAGGTGCCGATCGTCACGACGCACATGTCGACGCTGCACGTGAGCTTCGACAAGAAGGTCAAGCCCGACGACGCGCGCCGCGCCATCGTCGAGGGCGCGAACGGCGCGATCGTCATGCCCGACGAAAACGGCACCGACTGGCCGACGCCCGCCGACGCCGTTGGCACCGACCCCGTGTGGGTCGGGCGCGTGCGTCAGGTCGAGAGCAACCCGCACACGCTCGACTTCATCGTGTGCGGCGACAACATCCGCAAGGGCGCCGCGCTCAACGCCCTGCAGATCGCCGAGATGCTCGTCGGGGTCGGGCGCTACGCGCAAGCGTGAGGCCGGTCGCGTCGACGGCGTCGAGTTGCCGACCGAGCCGACGCATGAGCCACCAGCGCCGAATCCAGAAGACGGCATTGACGGTGAAGAAGGCGGCCGCGAGCCAGTCCCACCACGAACGACGGCCATCGACGACGTCCAAGCAGCGCATCAGGGCAAGGCCGGTGAAGGCCAACGCACCCATCGCTCGCGCCCAGGGCAACTGCGCGACGCGGGCGCGTTGGATGTCGCGGTCGTGCGGGTCGTCGAGCATACGGCCGGCGCCGGTGGCGGCGTCGATGCGGCGCTTCTCGGGCGCAGGCATCAGCTCCAGTTCGTTGAGGAGCTTCGATCTCTCCAGCTCGCCCAGCACGCGTCGCGTCATGCCGCGATTCTTGCAGTTCTTCGACGGCGCCGGTGGCCGCGTGAGGGGCGCCGCGCGAGGCCGGCTGGAAGTGGGGCGCCGATAGGCCCCCCGCGGGCGGTCTGCACCATCGATGCATAACGGTGAGTTAGGCGCCATAAAATAGGAGATTGTTGAATGGGGGCGTAATCTCGACTCTCGTGAAGACGCCCAACCGTGACCGTTTCGGGGTGCTGCGAGCCCGAAGCGTCCTCGTCGCGATCCTCAGCTTCGTCGCAGCCCTTCTCCTGGGTGGCCTGACGATGACCACCGCCGCCGCGCAGCAGGCCCCTGCCGTCACGAAGGCCGACGACAAGCTGCCGGACACGATCAAGGTCGGCACCGAGGGCGTCTACGCTCCGTTCTCGTTCCACCAGGGGGGCAAGCTCACTGGCTACGACGTCGACTACTTCCGCGAGGTCGGCAAGCGGCTGGGGGTCAAGGTCGAGTTCGTCGAGACGCAGTGGGATTCGATGTTCGCCGCCCTCGACTCGGGCCGTATCGACGTCATCGCCAACCAGGTCGGCGCCAACGCTGAGCGTCGCGCCAAGTACGACCTGACAAAGCCGTACGTCGAGAGCCACGGCGTCGTCGTCGTCAGGGATGGCTCGTCGATCAAGAACCTCGCCGACATCAAGGGCAAGAAGTCGGCGCAGAACATCACGTCCGACTGGGCAGGCGTCGCGAAGAAGGCGGGGGCGAACGTCGTCTCCGTCGACGGCATGGACAAAGCTGTCGAACTGCTCTCACAGGGGCGCGTCGACACCTTCGTCAACGATGAACTCGCCGTCAAGTACTACCTCGCGACGCACGAGAACTCAGGGCTCAAGATCGCGAGCCGCACGAGCGACACCAGCCAAGAGGTCTTCCCGACGAAGAAGGGAAGCAAGCTCGCGCCCGCGATCAACACCGCCATCGATGAGATGAACGCCGACGGCACGAGCAAGAAGCTCTACGCCCAGTACTTCGAGACGGAGGCAAAGGGCACGAGCGTCACCGACACGATCAAGAACAACATCGGCCCGATGCTCGTGGCGACGCTCAAGGGCACGATTCCGCTGACGGCGGCGTCGTTCGCCATCGGCCTCGTCCTCGCCCTGGGCGTCGCGCTGGCACGCATGAGCGCCAACGCGGCCCTGTCCTGGCCGGCGCGCATCTTCATCTCGATCTTCCGAGGCACACCGCTGCTCGTGCAGCTCGCCATCATCTTCTTCGGCATGCCGCAGCTCGGGATCAAACTCAGCCCATGGCCGTCGGCCATCATCGCGTTCTCACTCAACGTCGCGGCGTACTCCGCGGAGATCATCCGCGCCGCCATCCTGTCCGTGCCGAAGGGGCAGTGGGAGGCCGCGGAGACGATCGGCATGAACCGGGCGACGGCGCTACGGCGCATCATCCTGCCGCAGGCGTTGCGTGTCGCCGTCCCGCCCCTGTCGAACACGCTCATCTCCCTCGTCAAGGACACGTCGCTCGCCTCGACCATCCTCGTCACCGAGATGTTCCGCCAGGCCCAGATCGCCGCCGCACCCTCGGGTGACTTCCTCGAGCTGTACGGTGTCGCCGCCGCGATCTATTGGGCTCTGTGCTTCATCCTCTCCCTCGTCCAGGGCAGGCTCGAAAACCGACTCGGAAGGCACGTCGCACGATGACTCCTCACGGTTCCACACCCGCCCGCCCCAGGGACGCTCGTTCCGCGGACGCCGCGTCGACCTCGACCACGGACGCCCTCGTCGACGTCCGTGGTCTGACGAAGTCGTTCGGCTCGCTCGAGGTGCTTCGAGGCATCGACTTCACCGTCCCGTCGGGGTCGGTGACGGTGTTGCTCGGCCCGTCGGGTTCGGGCAAGACGACGGTGCTGCGTTCGCTCAATGCGCTCGACCTGCCTGAGGCGGGCGTCGTCCGCATCGGGGACGCCGAGGTCGACTACGTCGACGTCCCGCGCGGGCGTGACGGTCGAGCCAAGGGTGACGCTGCCAAACGTGTCGGTGCGCTGCGGTCGAAGACGGGCATGGTGTTCCAGCAGCACAACCTGTTTCCGCACAAGAGCGTGCTCGAGAATGTCACCGAGGGTCCGATCGTCGTGCAGGGCGTCGCGAAGGCTGACGCCGACGCGCGCGGGCATGAGCTTCTCGCGAAGGTGGGTCTCGACGACCAGGCCGACAAGTACCCCTACCAACTCTCGGGTGGGCAGCAGCAGCGCGTCGGCATCGCGCGCGCCCTGGCCCTCGCACCCGAGCTGCTGCTCTTCGATGAGCCGACGTCGGCGCTCGACCCCGAACTCGTCGGGGGAGTGCTGAGCGTCATGCGCGAACTCGCCGACGAGGGTCGCACGATGATCGTCGTCACCCACGAGATCGCGTTTGCGCGCGATGTCGCTGATCAGGTGCTGTTCATGGACGGCGGCGTCATCGTCGAACGCGGCGCGCCGTCACAGGTCATCGACCACCCGCGCGAGGCCCGCACCCAGGCGTTCTTGAAGCGCATCCTCGACCCGCTGAGCTGAGTCGTGATCGCGGACGCGCGATACTGATCAGGTGCTGATCAGCGAACGTCTGTGGATCATGAGCTTGGACGATCGAGGACTGCCCAGGGTCACCGGGGCACAGGTGTGCGTCACGGCTGGGTTGATGCTCGATCTGCGGTCCGCGGGCCTGATCGAGTGGACGGGCGACCGGATCCGCCGAACCGCCGAGGTTGCGCCCGAGGGCCTGCTGGGATGGGCGGCGAACCGTCTGGACGAGGTGCGCGGGCCGACACTGGCGCGCTTCGTCATCGACGCGCTCTACCCGGGTGCGTGGGAACACGTCGGTATGAGCCTCGTGGACCAGGGGATGGCGAGGATGACGCGGCACGGGCTCCGCCGCAAGTCGCGATTCTCGTTCACGACGACGCCTCTACGGCGTGAGATTGTCGATGCGTCACGCGCGTTGCTCTTCGACGACGCCGCCACGCACGATGACGACGCCGTCCTCGCGGTGCTGGGCGCGGCAGGAATCGGGGACGAGCTGCTGTCCCGGTCGCCGTTCACGGACGAATCCGTGGCTGTCGCTTTCGCCGACCGCGAGCCCGGATCACTGCAACGGCAGGTCGACGAGGCGATCTCCTTCGCCCTCGTGCCCTTCTACGCGAACGGCTATTACTCGACCGGTGCCAACCCGGGGTGACGTGCGAGCGGACTTCCCGCTCGCCGGTCCGACGAGCTACGGCTGATTCGGCTGGTGGAGCCTGGGCCGTGAGCCCGCGACGTACCTTGCACGTGAGTGGCTCACGTGCGGTCCTGGAGGCGCAGAGCGCGCACGGCCTCCTCACCTCGGACGACGTCCCCGTGAGGGTAGGCATCATCGCCTTCAGTGATGTCGCGCTTCGCGTCCTCGTCGGTGAGCGTTGCCAGGGTCTCGGCTTGGTCGA
This region of Dermacoccus nishinomiyaensis genomic DNA includes:
- a CDS encoding aspartate-semialdehyde dehydrogenase, whose translation is MTANQPERPVLAVVGPTGLVGQAVIDVLATRADAWDDVRLFGSDRSVGRRMLFGVDEIEVEPLDSESFAGVDVAIFATPADVSAKWAPFATASDCLVVDTSAAFRDDDDVPLVVPEVNAAAAFEHPRGIVAMPSGPAIVMLPVLATLHEHWSLTHVTATSMQAVTGAGKRGAERLYEEVSALTGHPRIGQMPGDVRRYVADLPDDSPFPAPIVSNVVPWVGEHVGGGWSSEENDIAHELRDVLALPQLRVAVTCVQVPIVTTHMSTLHVSFDKKVKPDDARRAIVEGANGAIVMPDENGTDWPTPADAVGTDPVWVGRVRQVESNPHTLDFIVCGDNIRKGAALNALQIAEMLVGVGRYAQA
- a CDS encoding amino acid ABC transporter permease translates to MLVATLKGTIPLTAASFAIGLVLALGVALARMSANAALSWPARIFISIFRGTPLLVQLAIIFFGMPQLGIKLSPWPSAIIAFSLNVAAYSAEIIRAAILSVPKGQWEAAETIGMNRATALRRIILPQALRVAVPPLSNTLISLVKDTSLASTILVTEMFRQAQIAAAPSGDFLELYGVAAAIYWALCFILSLVQGRLENRLGRHVAR
- a CDS encoding amino acid ABC transporter ATP-binding protein, with protein sequence MTPHGSTPARPRDARSADAASTSTTDALVDVRGLTKSFGSLEVLRGIDFTVPSGSVTVLLGPSGSGKTTVLRSLNALDLPEAGVVRIGDAEVDYVDVPRGRDGRAKGDAAKRVGALRSKTGMVFQQHNLFPHKSVLENVTEGPIVVQGVAKADADARGHELLAKVGLDDQADKYPYQLSGGQQQRVGIARALALAPELLLFDEPTSALDPELVGGVLSVMRELADEGRTMIVVTHEIAFARDVADQVLFMDGGVIVERGAPSQVIDHPREARTQAFLKRILDPLS
- a CDS encoding GPP34 family phosphoprotein, with the protein product MLISERLWIMSLDDRGLPRVTGAQVCVTAGLMLDLRSAGLIEWTGDRIRRTAEVAPEGLLGWAANRLDEVRGPTLARFVIDALYPGAWEHVGMSLVDQGMARMTRHGLRRKSRFSFTTTPLRREIVDASRALLFDDAATHDDDAVLAVLGAAGIGDELLSRSPFTDESVAVAFADREPGSLQRQVDEAISFALVPFYANGYYSTGANPG